TAAGTATGAAAAAGCGACTTTGCCTATTACTTTTATTATGTCTTACACTTACGGGATTGGAGGCAGCCACTTGGATTGAAGACTCACTTGGTTTTGCTTTTGAATATCCTAGAGGTTGGGCAAAGTCTGTTTTGCGACATGCTGATACTGTTCGTATTCAAATCGCGAAATCAAACCGTGAAGCAATTTTACAAATTGATGTGGCTCGCCGAACAAAAGAATACGATTTAGATCGATTTATTGAAGAAACAGTAGATACCTTTTTAACAAAATATCCTGATTTAAAACTTGTTCGTGAAAAAGTATTAGAGAATGAAATTGCTGGTTTTGATGAATCGGTATTTGTTGTTTTACATTATACCGAAAACAAACAAACCATCTCGAATCGTTTTTTATTCCACAGAAAAGGTGGAATGTATTATGTAATCCAAGCAAAAACAACACGTGTTTTATATACAAAATATGGAAAAGATCTTGATTTGGTCATGAAAAGTTTCCGTCGTGAACCTCGGGCCAAAAACCGATGGCGTAACGATAGTTTGTCGTATTTAGATCCAATCAAAGACGAAAGACTGATCCAATATGTTTCCATCACCATTCGACCAATTGAAACATTTCCACATGAACAAAGTATTTCTCAAAAACAAGAAGATGGATGGTTGTTTTCAGTGGAAGGAAACCACAAACCTACAGCTTCTGACTTTGATAATCGCCCCAAACCAAATACAAATGACCACGGATACACCCCAGCTGATGTAAAACCAGACACTCCGACATCAGATGACCCTGTGGTGATCCCAGACGGCTCGGGGATCTAATCTCACAAATTTTTTCCCAAGTCCGGATCTGGAAGGCCATTCTACTTCGGACAATCAATCCAAATGGTACTAAGTAAAGGACGTGGCCAAGATCTGATTCCTTTACTCTATTATTTACGCAACCTTGTCCCTCATTTTTCCCACCTCTTCCTATCTCGGCTGGAACTCATAAAACCATTTCTTTTCCCTTGACAGGAATATGGCTCCCTCTTATATCGTATATTTACGATATACTATGGCATTGAACAAAAAAACAGAATTCCCCCTACCAATCCAAAGTTTTGCCAGTTTTGCGAAACTATTATCGCACCCCGCAAGGATTGCCATTTTGGAAGTATTAGCCGAGCGCCAAACGTGCGTTTGTGGAGAGATTGTCGATATTTTGCCTTTAGCACAATCAACGGTCTCCCAACACCTAAAAGAATTAAAAGAAGGTGGGCTTGTCAAAGGAGAAGTCGAAGGGACAAGTTCTTGTTATTGTATCAATTGGGAAAACTTCAACCAAATGACTGATGCTTTTATTTTATCGCTGAATACAATCAAAGAATACCAAAAGGAAAATGGAAACTGTTGTTAATATGAAAAAAAATATATTGATCCTTTGTACAGGAAATAGTTGCAGAAGCCAAATTGCAGAAGCATGGATGCGTTTTTATGCAAAAGACAATGCCAATGTGTATAGCGCAGGAATTGAAACTCATGGAGTGAATCCAAAAGCCATCGCGACAATGAAAGAGGTAGGAATTGATATTTCTAATCATACTTCGAATCATATCAATGAATACAAAAACATAGCTTTTGATTTTTTAATCACTGTCTGTGACCACGCAAAAGAAAACTGTCCTTATTTTCCAAGTGATGCCAAAAGGTTTCACCATAACTTTACAGATCCTTCTAAGAAAGTTGGAACCGAATCAGAAATTTGGGAAGCATTTGCAAAAACGAGAGAAGAAATTCGCATTTATTGTGAAAATTTTGTAAAAATGGAATTAGGAAAATAGGATAATTATATGAAAACACTCACCTGGTTTGATTTTAAAAAAAATTTGGATTTGTATCCTGACTTACAACTCAAATTTGTTTACAATGACAATGATACCATTTACCCGAACTATCACATCACGGAATTTAAGTTAGCAACGATTGAAGCTGTTGATTGTGGTGGAAATTTTGATACTTGGAAGGAAATCATTTTACAAGTTTTAGAACCGAACACCAAAGCGGAATCGGATGCGATGAGTATTAAAAAAATAAACTCTATTGTTTCCAAAGTATCGAACTTGATCATTGTACCAGAAAATGCGATTTTACGAGTTGAATTTGGGAATACTAGTTCTGCGATGAGGCAGTATTTTATATCAAACATAAAAATCGAAGCTTCCGAATTGGTGGTATATCTTGCGGATGGGAAAACAGAATGTAAAGCAAGTTCCAGTTGTGGAACACCAAAGGTAAATAAAGATCTATCGTTAGTGAAAGAGTTCCCTTCAAATCTAACTCAACAAAAAAATTCCTGTTGTTCCCCAAAATCTGTTACATTGGATTCTGAAAAAGTAGGTTGTTGTTAGATGAAACAATTATCCTTTTTAGATCGATATTTGACAGTTTGGATTTTTACGGCGATGGGTATTGGCCTACTCATTGGAAATTTTTTTCCGAACTTTGTGATACAGTTTTCCTCTTTGAATGTGGGAACAACTAATATTCCTATTGCAATTGGTCTTATCCTTATGATGGTTCCACCTCTCGCTAAGGTGAAATACCAAGAAATGGGTAAAGTTTTTCGAGATGGTAAACTTCTATCTCTTTCACTGATACTCAACTGGGTTCTTGGACCAATTCTTATGTTTTTCCTTGCGATTCTATTTTTACCAAACGAACCAGAATATAGAACAGGGTTGATTCTCATTGGACTAGCACGTTGTATTGCAATGGTTATTGTTTGGAATGATTTAGCAAAAGGAGACCGTGAATATGGTGCCGCACTTGTTGCCTTGAATAGTAT
The sequence above is a segment of the Leptospira sp. WS39.C2 genome. Coding sequences within it:
- a CDS encoding ArsR/SmtB family transcription factor, yielding MALNKKTEFPLPIQSFASFAKLLSHPARIAILEVLAERQTCVCGEIVDILPLAQSTVSQHLKELKEGGLVKGEVEGTSSCYCINWENFNQMTDAFILSLNTIKEYQKENGNCC
- a CDS encoding arsenate reductase ArsC: MKKNILILCTGNSCRSQIAEAWMRFYAKDNANVYSAGIETHGVNPKAIATMKEVGIDISNHTSNHINEYKNIAFDFLITVCDHAKENCPYFPSDAKRFHHNFTDPSKKVGTESEIWEAFAKTREEIRIYCENFVKMELGK
- a CDS encoding DUF6428 family protein — encoded protein: MKTLTWFDFKKNLDLYPDLQLKFVYNDNDTIYPNYHITEFKLATIEAVDCGGNFDTWKEIILQVLEPNTKAESDAMSIKKINSIVSKVSNLIIVPENAILRVEFGNTSSAMRQYFISNIKIEASELVVYLADGKTECKASSSCGTPKVNKDLSLVKEFPSNLTQQKNSCCSPKSVTLDSEKVGCC